A genome region from Camelina sativa cultivar DH55 chromosome 10, Cs, whole genome shotgun sequence includes the following:
- the LOC104717939 gene encoding calcium-dependent protein kinase 3, which yields MGHRHSKSKSSGQPSSSPSSTSGNVVHHVKPSGERRGSSGTGGSSGSGTGGSRSNASTQQNGRILGRPMENVRGSYEFGPELGRGQFGVTYLVTHKETKQQFACKSIPTRRLVHKDDIDDVRREVQIMHHLSGHRNIVDLKGAYEDRHSVNLIMELCEGGELFDRIIAKGLYSERAAADLCRQMVMVVHSCHSMGVMHRDLKPENFLFLSKDENSPLKATDFGLSVFFKPGDKFKDLVGSAYYVAPEVLKRNYGPEADIWSAGVILYILLSGVPPFWGENETGIFDAILRGDLDFSADPWPALSSGAKDLVRKMLKYDPKDRLTASEVLNHPWIKEDGEASDKPLDNAVLSRMKQFRAMNKLKKMALKVIAENLSEEEIIGLKEMFKSLDTDNNGIVTLEELRTGLPKLGSKISEAEIRQLMEAADMDGDGSIDYLEFISATMHMNRIEREDHLYTAFQYFDNDNSGYITMEELEQAMKKYNMGDDKSIKEIIAEVDTDRDGKINYEEFVAMMKKGNPELVTNRRRCK from the exons atgggACACAGACACAGCAAGTCCAAATCCTCCGGTCAGCCATCGTCCTCCCCTTCCTCTACATCCGGCAACGTAGTCCACCATGTCAAACCTTCCGGAGAACGACGTGGATCCTCTGGAACCGGCGGATCTTCAGGCTCTGGAACCGGCGGATCTCGTTCAAACGCATCTACTCAGCAGAATGGTCGGATCTTAGGTCGGCCTATGGAGAACGTACGTGGTTCATACGAGTTCGGTCCTGAGCTAGGTCGTGGTCAGTTCGGTGTCACCTATCTTGTTACTCACAAAGAGACCAAGCAACAGTTCGCTTGCAAGTCAATCCCTACGCGTCGTCTTGTCCACAAAGACGACATTGATGATGTTCGTCGTGAAGTCCAGATTATGCACCATCTCAGTGGTCACAG GAACATAGTGGACTTGAAGGGAGCTTACGAGGACAGACACTCTGTGAATCTTATAATGGAGCTGTGTGAAGGAGGGGAATTGTTTGATAGGATCATAGCTAAAGGTCTTTACTCAGAGAGAGCAGCTGCTGATTTGTGCAGGCAGATGGTGATGGTTGTGCATAGTTGTCATTCTATGGGTGTAATGCACCGAGACTTGAAGCCtgaaaattttctctttcttagtAAAGATGAGAACTCCCCATTGAAAGCTACTGACTTTGGTCTCTCGGTCTTCTTCAAGCCAG GGGATAAGTTTAAGGATCTTGTTGGAAGTGCATACTATGTTGCCCCAGAAGTTCTAAAACGAAACTATGGACCAGAGGCTGATATCTGGAGTGCCGGTGTGATTCTTTACATCCTTCTCAGTGGTGTCCCGCCTTTTTGGGGAG AAAATGAAACGGGGATCTTTGATGCCATTCTTCGAGGGGACCTTGACTTTTCAGCTGATCCGTGGCCAGCACTATCTAGTGGTGCCAAAGATCTTGTGaggaaaatgttaaaatatgaCCCTAAAGACCGGCTTACAGCTTCTGAAGTGCTAA ATCATCCGTGGATTAAAGAAGACGGGGAGGCATCAGACAAACCGCTTGACAATGCGGTGTTATCAAGGATGAAACAATTCCGGGCGATgaacaaactcaaaaaaatgGCCCTGAAG gttaTCGCTGAGAACCTTTCTGAAGAAGAAATCATTGGTCTTAAAGAGATGTTCAAATCTCTAGACACTGACAACAACGGAATAGTCACCTTGGAGGAATTGAGAACCGGTCTCCCCAAACTTGGTTCGAAGATCTCTGAGGCTGAAATAAGACAGTTAATGGAAGCA GCTGATATGGATGGGGATGGATCAATCGACTACTTGGAGTTTATATCAGCCACAATGCATATGAACAGAATCGAACGTGAGGATCACTTGTATACTGCTTTCCAGTACTTTGACAATGACAACAGCGG CTACATAACAATGGAAGAACTAGAGCAAGCCATGAAGAAATACAACATGGGTGATGATAAATCCATCAAAGAGATCATTGCTGAAGTAGACACCGATCGT